A part of Salmo salar chromosome ssa18, Ssal_v3.1, whole genome shotgun sequence genomic DNA contains:
- the LOC123728682 gene encoding uncharacterized protein, which produces MASTSRIQTTTRKDNSEIRMLNEELKKRTYEKELTVNVEISGEGKITTMELLRGIKEVCGTILGCRMKDGNKYEVTMSHVNGKERLIDGLKIKNCQIMAKELGNDELVVSFLNLPAYITDEEIEEKLKGWKVKATTPIKRRMWPGTDIVDGTRFCKVKFTDNVQSLPYSTKFNTVEGFEYFRVIHDNQVKVCRLCIQPGHILKECPEFTCHKCSEQGHYARECRNIGNVCKMCDRPKVRCSCNKGENHLLLQTMDLTSEEEGSVPMEREDESDMESVTPETVADKLEEPVMSPGKARDAVLVSAADKVEQQHMMGERHTQVEMVQGASQVPEPALSLCKNYTKEWAGSTEVTGTVKAHFSKGFPADPPKNPNKETDDEIDSEDLQLFVKNKRSLSKTREMMGFGKKKK; this is translated from the coding sequence ATGGCTTCGACATCAAGAATACAAACGACGACGAGAAAGGACAACAGTGAAATCAGAATGTTAAACGAAGAACTGAAAAAAAGAACATATGAGAAGGAACTGACGGTGAACGTGGAAATAAGTGGAGAAGGGAAAATAACAACGATGGAATTGCTGAGAGGAATAAAGGAAGTTTGCGGAACAATACTGGGATGTCGAATGAAAGACGGGAATAAGTATGAAGTAACAATGTCTCATGTAAATGGAAAAGAAAGACTAATAGACGGGCTAAAGATAAAGAACTGTCAAATCATGGCTAAAGAACTAGGGAACGATGAGCTGGTGGTGTCCTTTTTGAACTTGCCCGCATACATTACGGATGAGGAGATAGAAGAGAAACTAAAAGGCTGGAAGGTGAAGGCGACCACGCCAATCAAGAGGAGGATGTGGCCAGGAACGGACATTGTAGATGGGACAAGATTTTGCAAGGTAAAGTTTACAGACAATGTGCAATCCTTGCCATATTCTACTAAATTTAACACTGTCGAGGGATTTGAATATTTTCGTGTAATCCACGACAATCAAGTGAAGGTATGTAGATTATGTATTCAGCCGGGGCACATACTTAAGGAATGTCCGGAATTCACATGCCACAAATGTAGTGAACAAGGGCATTATGCCAGAGAATGTCGGAACATAGGAAATGTGTGCAAAATGTGTGACAGACCTAAAGTTAGATGTAGCTGTAATAAGGgagaaaatcacttacttttgcaaACAATGGACCTCACGTCTGAGGAAGAGGGGAGTGTGcctatggagagggaggatgagagtgaCATGGAGAGTGTGACTCCAGAGACAGTGGCAGATAAGCTTGAAGAGCCTGTAATGTCTCCTGGCAAAGCACGAGACGCCGTTTTAGTCTCTGCTGCTGACAAGGTGGAACAGCAGCACATGATGGGTGAAAGACATACACAGGTAGAGATGGTGCAAGGTGCTTCtcaggtgcctgagccagctttaAGCCTGTGTAAAAATTACACCAAAGAGTGGGCTGGGTCCACTGAAGTCACGGGCACTGTTAAAGCGCACTTTTCAAAAGGCTTCCCCGCCGATCCCCCCAAAAATCCAAATAAAGAGACGGATGATGAAATAGATAGTGAGGATCTTCAGTTGTTTGTAAAAAATAAGAGGTCATTGTCGAAAACCAGGGAGATGATGGGTTTTGGAAAAAAGAAAAAGTAG